A portion of the Acidihalobacter yilgarnensis genome contains these proteins:
- a CDS encoding haloacid dehalogenase type II — MSLDRRQLLKLMAGSVAAGLLTTSALTRAATKHNIKAIAFDGFPIFDPRPIFGLSKTLYPEQGNPLAKLWFTKIFGYTWLRTAGDHYKDFNSVIEEALIFSAESLKLDLTPEKKEQLMGIWLNLKPWPDVEPALELLNKNNIRLGFLSNLTEEMLRINAKNSNIGDAFEFYLSTDRVQAYKPSARAYQMGVDAFALPKENIAFAAFAGWDAAGAKWFGYPTVWVNRLGSPTEKLGVKPDRIGKGMDQLVNFTLT, encoded by the coding sequence ATGTCTTTAGATCGCCGGCAACTTCTCAAACTCATGGCTGGAAGTGTGGCTGCAGGCTTACTCACCACTTCCGCGCTAACTCGAGCAGCAACCAAACACAACATCAAAGCCATTGCTTTTGACGGCTTCCCTATATTTGATCCGAGACCAATTTTTGGATTATCCAAAACACTATATCCAGAGCAAGGAAACCCACTCGCCAAGCTCTGGTTCACCAAAATATTTGGCTATACGTGGCTACGCACAGCAGGCGATCATTATAAGGATTTTAATTCTGTTATTGAGGAGGCCCTAATATTTTCTGCGGAAAGCCTAAAACTCGACTTGACGCCAGAAAAGAAAGAACAATTAATGGGAATTTGGTTGAACTTGAAACCTTGGCCAGATGTCGAACCAGCCCTTGAATTACTCAATAAAAACAATATTCGACTTGGTTTTCTTTCAAATCTAACTGAAGAAATGCTGAGAATCAACGCGAAAAATTCAAATATAGGAGATGCATTTGAATTTTATCTTAGCACTGACAGGGTCCAAGCCTACAAACCAAGCGCTCGGGCATACCAAATGGGGGTCGACGCGTTTGCTCTCCCTAAAGAAAACATAGCCTTCGCGGCTTTTGCGGGATGGGATGCGGCAGGTGCCAAATGGTTTGGCTATCCTACAGTTTGGGTTAACAGACTGGGGAGCCCCACAGAGAAACTGGGCGTCAAACCCGATCGCATAGGAAAAGGCATGGATCAATTAGTTAATTTTACATTAACCTAA
- a CDS encoding VOC family protein, with product MYIPPSFNTVTPYFFVKDADQFITFLVEAFGGTEVLRSLRPDGRIANAQVRIGTSMIMASEASGRYAPMPTACYIYVDDADNAMVQALAAGGALEMEVSDMPYGDRQGGIKDPFGNIWWISQRVVKAPYAT from the coding sequence ATGTACATTCCGCCTAGCTTCAACACGGTCACGCCCTATTTTTTCGTAAAGGACGCAGATCAGTTCATTACATTCCTGGTCGAAGCATTTGGTGGTACCGAGGTGCTTCGCAGCCTACGCCCAGACGGACGTATCGCCAACGCACAGGTTCGTATCGGCACGTCCATGATTATGGCAAGTGAGGCAAGCGGTCGCTATGCGCCCATGCCAACCGCTTGCTATATCTACGTCGATGACGCCGATAACGCTATGGTGCAGGCGCTTGCTGCCGGTGGCGCTCTGGAAATGGAGGTCAGCGACATGCCGTATGGTGATCGGCAGGGCGGCATAAAAGATCCATTTGGTAACATATGGTGGATCTCTCAACGCGTGGTGAAGGCTCCTTACGCCACATGA